From one Falco biarmicus isolate bFalBia1 unplaced genomic scaffold, bFalBia1.pri scaffold_27, whole genome shotgun sequence genomic stretch:
- the LOC130143405 gene encoding olfactory receptor 14A16-like, translating to MSNSSSITQFLLLALADTRELQLLHFWLSLGIYLASLMANGLIITAVVCDHHLHTPMYFFLLNLSLLDLGSISTTLPKAMANSLWDTRDISYSGCAAQLFLIVFFLSAECSLLTVMAYDRYVAICQPLHYGTLLGSRACVHMAAAAWASGFLNSLLQTANTFSLPLCQGNALGQVFCEIPQILKLSCSHTYLREVGLIVSSVLVVFGCFIFIILSYMQIFRAVLRIPSEQGRHKAFSTCLPHLAVVSLFLSTGMFAHLKPPSISSPSLDLVVSVLYSVVPPALNPLIYSMRNQELKGAMCKMITGCSSEGIKL from the coding sequence atgtccaacagcagctccatcacccagttcctcctcctggcattggcagacacgcgggagctgcagctcttgcacttctggctctccctgggcatctacctggccTCCCTCATGGCCAACGGACTCATCATCACTGCTGTAGTATGTGACCACCACCtgcacacccccatgtacttcttcctcctcaacctctccctcctcgacctgggctccatctccaccactctccccaaagccatggccaactccctctgggacaccagggacatctcctactcaggatgtgctgcacagctcttcctgattgtctttttcctttcagcagagtgttctctcctcaccgtcatggcctatgaccgctacgtggccatctgccagcccctgcactacgggaccctgctgggcagcagagcttgtgtccacatggcagcagctgcctgggccagtgggtttctcAACTCCCTCCTACAGACagcaaatactttttcactgccgctctgccaaggcaatgccctgggacaggtcttctgtgaaatcccacagatcctcaagctctcctgctcacacacctacctcagggaagtggggcttatTGTGTCTAGTGTCTTAGTAGTGTTTgggtgtttcattttcattattctgtcttacatgcagatcttcagggctgtgctgaggatcccctctgagcagggacggcacaaagccttttccacgtgcctccctcacctggccgtggtctccctctttctcagcactggCATGTTTGCCCACCTGAagcccccctccatctcctccccatccctcgaCCTGGTGGTGTCAGTCCTGTACTcggtggtgcctccagcactgaaccccctcatctacagcatgaggaaccaggagctgaagggtgCAATGTGCAAAATGATAACTGGATGTTCTtctgaaggaataaaattatga
- the LOC130143406 gene encoding olfactory receptor 14C36-like, translating into MSNSSSITQFLLLALADTRELQLLHFWLFLGIYLAAVLGNGLIITTVVCDKHLHTPMYFFLLNLSLLDLGSISTIVPKAMANSLWETRAISYSGCAAQAFLFLFFISTEYFLLTVMAYDRYVAICQPLHYGTLLGSRACVHMAAVVWGSDVLYAALHTANTFSLPLCHGNALGQVFCEIPQILKLSCSHTYLREVGLIVVSAFIAFGCFVSIMLSYVQIFRAVLRIPSEQGRHKAFSTCLPHLAVVSLFLSTGTFAYLKPPSVSAKSLDLAVSVLYSLVPPAVNPLIYSMRNQKLKDALKKLMQSGVSQRQ; encoded by the exons atgtctaacagcagctccatcacccagttcctcctcctggcattggcagacacgcgggagctgcagctcttgcacttctggctcttcctgggcatctacctggctgccGTCCTGGGCAACGGACTCATCATCACCACCGTAGTGTGTGACAAACATCTccacacccccatgtacttcttcctcctcaacctgtCCCTTCTTGACCTGGGCTCCATTTCTACCAttgtccccaaagccatggccaatTCCCTGTGGGAAACCAGGGCCATCtcct attcgg GATGTGCTGCccaagcttttctctttttatttttcatttcaactgagtattttctcctcactgtcatggcctatgaccgctacgtggccatctgccagcccctgcactacgggaccctgctgggcagcagagcttgtgtccacatggcagctgTTGTCTGGGGTAGTGATGTTCTCTATGCTGCGCTGCACACGGCCAATACTTTTTCACTGCCACTCTGCCAcggcaatgccctgggacaggtcttctgtgaaatcccacagatcctcaagctctcctgctcacacacctacctcagggaagtggggcttatTGTGGTTAGTGCCTTCATAgcatttggctgttttgtttccatcatGCTGTCCTACGttcagatcttcagggctgtgctgaggatcccctctgagcagggacggcacaaagccttttccacgtgcctccctcacctggccgtggtctccctctttctcagcactggCACATTTGCCTACCTGAAACCCCCCTCCGTCTCCGCCAAATCTCTGGACTTGGCGGTCTCAGTCCTGTACTcgttggtgcctccagcagtgaaccccctcatctacagcatgaggaaccagaagctgaaggacgcactgaagaagctgatgcagtcaggtGTCTCTCAGCGGCAATGA